The following are encoded together in the Vigna angularis cultivar LongXiaoDou No.4 chromosome 9, ASM1680809v1, whole genome shotgun sequence genome:
- the LOC108346359 gene encoding subtilisin-like protease SBT3, with protein sequence MATMTRFVLCFSCIVILNLVYTMAQSDNYIIHMDKLAMPKAFSTHHAWYLSTLSSVLDNAHTFNDDNLDIASSKLIYTYTNAMNGFTANLSPQEIEALKTSPGYVSSTPDLPTKLDTTHSPEFLGLNPNIGAWPAAKFGEDVIVGLVDTGVWPESESFNDKGMPDKLPSRWYGNCESTIKCNKKLIGARFFNKGFLAKNSKSAKIVHSTRDTDGHGTHTSSTAVGSQVVNASFFGNANGSAKGVAPRARVAIYKVLWGEMLYASDLVAAVDAAISDGVDILSLSLGYNVLTLFEDPMAIATFAAMDRGIFVSTSAGNSGPKRETLHNGIPWVINVAAGTLDRQIQASLTLGNGVKLFGLSTYLLGNFSAHQVPIVFSGSCDNFTELVKASNKIVVCEVMDANLPNLVYNIKASNVSASVFISTFNDVATINELGLVGVVVNPRNGETIKAYIKSNSDAKASMSFQITTLGIKPAPRVDRYSSRGPSISCPFVLKPDITAPGTSILAAWPQNLPVSSPGSNPLYSNFNLLSGTSMACPHMAGVAALLKGAHRDWSPAAIRSAIMTTSDIFDNNKEPIKDIGDGDKPASPLVMGAGHVNPNKALDPGLVYDAGAQDYVNLLCAMNLTQQHIKTITRSSSYNCSKPSLDLNYPSFIALFSENGSSKQSMGTWDFFRTVTNVGEGQTIYTARVTPIKGFNVSITPSKLVFKEKNRKLNYKIRIEGPKREGFGYVTWTDVKHVVRSPIVITYPPSQQ encoded by the coding sequence ATGGCTACCATGACTCGTTTTGTTCTATGCTTTTCCTGCATCGTTATCCTTAACCTCGTTTATACCATGGCTCAATCTGATAACTATATCATCCACATGGACAAATTAGCCATGCCGAAAGCATTTTCCACCCACCATGCTTGGTATTTGTCCACTCTTTCCTCTGTATTAGATAATGCTCATACCTTCAATGATGACAATCTTGACATTGCTTCTTCTAAACTGATTTACACCTACACCAACGCCATGAATGGTTTTACTGCAAATTTGTCACCACAGGAAATTGAAGCTCTCAAAACCTCCCCGGGCTACGTTTCTTCCACACCAGATTTGCCGACCAAGCTTGACACAACACACTCACCAGAATTCCTTGGCCTTAATCCCAACATAGGAGCTTGGCCTGCTGCGAAATTTGGTGAAGATGTCATTGTTGGTTTGGTGGACACTGGAGTATGGCCAGAAAGTGAAAGCTTCAACGATAAAGGGATGCCTGATAAGCTTCCTTCACGATGGTATGGCAATTGTGAAAGTACTATCAAATGCAACAAGAAACTCATTGGAGCTCGCTTCTTTAACAAAGGGTTTCTTGCCAAGAATTCCAAATCGGCCAAAATTGTGCACTCAACTAGGGACACAGATGGCCATGGAACTCACACATCTTCCACGGCAGTTGGAAGTCAAGTTGTTAATGCATCATTCTTTGGAAATGCCAATGGATCAGCGAAAGGAGTTGCTCCAAGGGCAAGAGTTGCCATTTACAAGGTCTTGTGGGGGGAAATGCTTTACGCATCTGATTTAGTAGCTGCAGTTGATGCTGCAATATCAGATGGGGTTGATATTCTTTCCCTTTCACTTGGCTATAATGTTTTGACTTTGTTCGAAGACCCTATGGCTATAGCAACATTTGCAGCCATGGATAGAGGCATTTTTGTGTCCACGTCGGCAGGGAATTCAGGGCCTAAACGTGAAACTCTGCACAATGGAATACCATGGGTCATAAACGTGGCTGCTGGCACTTTGGATCGTCAAATTCAGGCGTCTCTTACCCTTGGCAATGGTGTCAAACTATTCGGTTTATCAACCTATCTATTAGGAAACTTCTCAGCACACCAAGTTCCTATTGTTTTTTCCGGTTCATGTGACAATTTCACGGAACTAGTCAAAGCAAGTAACAAGATTGTGGTGTGTGAGGTTATGGATGCAAATCTTCCAAATCTTGTGTATAATATAAAGGCTTCAAATGTTTCAGCATCAGTGTTCATTTCAACTTTCAACGATGTTGCAACTATTAATGAGCTTGGTCTTGTAGGCGTCGTTGTAAACCCAAGAAATGGAGAAACGATCAAAGCATACATCAAGAGTAACTCTGATGCAAAAGCAAGCATGTCTTTTCAGATAACAACATTAGGTATTAAACCTGCACCGAGAGTGGATCGTTACAGTTCTAGAGGGCCATCAATTAGTTGCCCCTTTGTGTTGAAACCAGATATCACCGCTCCTGGTACATCAATCTTAGCTGCATGGCCTCAAAATCTTCCAGTGTCCAGTCCTGGATCAAATCCCCTTTATAGTAACTTCAATCTTTTATCTGGAACATCTATGGCATGCCCTCATATGGCAGGTGTGGCAGCATTGTTAAAAGGAGCACATCGTGATTGGAGCCCTGCAGCTATTAGGTCAGCCATCATGACAACATCGGATATATTTGACAACAATAAGGAACCCATTAAAGACATTGGTGACGGAGACAAACCAGCATCTCCTTTAGTCATGGGAGCTGGTCATGTCAACCCCAACAAAGCCCTAGACCCTGGACTTGTTTACGATGCGGGTGCTCAGGATTACGTCAATCTTCTCTGCGCAATGAACTTAACTCAACAACACATCAAAACCATCACAAGATCCTCTTCCTACAATTGTTCCAAACCTTCCTTGGATCTTAACTACCCTTCTTTCATTGCTTTGTTCAGTGAAAATGGTTCTTCTAAACAGTCAATGGGAACTTGGGATTTTTTTAGAACAGTGACCAATGTTGGGGAGGGACAAACAATCTATACTGCTAGGGTTACACCAATCAAAGGGTTCAATGTTAGCATCACCCCAAGCAAGTTGGTGTTCAAGGAGAAGAACCGGAAGCTAAATTACAAGATAAGAATTGAAGGTCCAAAGAGGGAGGGTTTCGGGTACGTCACTTGGACTGACGTGAAACATGTTGTGAGGAGTCCTATTGTGATCACCTATCCACCATCTCAACAATAA